AGTCGACTCCTGCGGGAAAAGCAACAGCTGAAAATCCCGCAGGAAGTGCTTTTTGCTTCCGAGGAAGTTGAAGCGTTGGGTTTGCGATTACTCGACCCATCGAAAAGACTTGCCCGCGGAAAGCGACTGTCCGAAGCGAAAATCAACATGGCGGTTTACATCGCAGTTGATGGTAATTCCGACTCAAGGAGCGTTTTGACGGAGTCTATCAATTATTAATAATATTACATACTTTTAGAACGTAGCTTCTTTTAAGGACTGCATTTTTATAAGATTATAGTTTATCTAAAAAAGACCAAATTACTATACGATTTGGTCTTAAAATTGTTATAGACTTGTTTTTACACAAATATTAAACTACATATCCTGAGACCCAAGCCTTTCACTTGAATTTTTTCCAATTCAAGTCACTTTCTCCTAAAAGCTCTTCAAAACTTTTATTTGCTTCTCTTTCTTTACGTTCAGCTATTTGTTGCTTCCGTATCTTTTCTACTTTATCTGCTTCTACTTGTTTTAACGATTCTTTCTTACTTTGTAAAGCTTTTAATAAAGCGGGATCTAATCTATCTTTTAAATTATTTATTTCTTCGTTTTTACTCATGCTAACACTTCCTTTATTACTGTCTTCCTAGAAATAACTGGATTTAACATGCCTGCTGGACTTGATAAACGAAATACATTCCCTATAAAATCAAGTTTAACTTCTGATTCAAAAAACATTTCATGGAACGAATCTACAATAACATCAAATTCAGTGCACGTTACGTCATTATCTTTTTCTTTTCTATTATTAGAAAAGCGAATAGTAGGTATACCACTTACACTGCAATCACATCCATCATTGTCATACAATAATACAAGGTAATTTTGATTATGAGTATTCAGTGCTTTCAATTTTTCTACTGCTATTTCCGTAATCGTTAAATTCATCGGAGTACCCTCCATTATTTCAACTTATATTTTATTATAAAAATTTCT
The nucleotide sequence above comes from Paraliobacillus zengyii. Encoded proteins:
- a CDS encoding iron-sulfur cluster biosynthesis family protein is translated as MNLTITEIAVEKLKALNTHNQNYLVLLYDNDGCDCSVSGIPTIRFSNNRKEKDNDVTCTEFDVIVDSFHEMFFESEVKLDFIGNVFRLSSPAGMLNPVISRKTVIKEVLA
- a CDS encoding YqkE family protein; this encodes MSKNEEINNLKDRLDPALLKALQSKKESLKQVEADKVEKIRKQQIAERKEREANKSFEELLGESDLNWKKFK